One stretch of Lucilia cuprina isolate Lc7/37 chromosome 6, ASM2204524v1, whole genome shotgun sequence DNA includes these proteins:
- the LOC111682328 gene encoding nucleoporin seh1: MFEVESIVVDHKDVIHDVVFDYYGRRMATCSSDQTVKIWDENEQGKWSVTSSWKAHSGSIWRVSWAHPEFGQVLASCSFDRTASVWEEVLGEKVAATMTPARRWVKRTVLVDSRTSVTDVEFAPKYLGLLLATASADGVIRIYEAPDIMNLSNWPVQHEITNKMALSCLSWNTSTYKLSSQLLAAGSDETATITGKVFIFAYSENARKCVKVDTINDITDPVTDLAFAPNAGRSFHMLAVASKDLYIVNIRGVSDGSGNSKLDIQTVKHTDHNCPVWRVCWNMLATMLISTGDDGCVRIWKMNYSRKWKCAAVLKAEGSGPSYEPALNSPTFTTSAAATAKYYKKGIISNPNQVPWH, encoded by the exons atgtttgaagtAGAATCCATTGTTGTTGATCACAAAGATGTTATACACGATGTAGTGTTCGATTATTATGGCCGCCGCATGGCCACTTGTTCCAGTGACCAAACAGTTAAA ATATGGGATGAAAATGAACAGGGCAAATGGTCGGTAACCTCCAGTTGGAAAGCACATTCCGGTTCTATATGGCGGGTATCTTGGGCTCATCCGGAATTTGGTCAAGTTTTAGCCTCGTGTTCTTTCGATCGTACTGCCTCGGTATGGGAAGAAGTATTGGGAGAAAAAGTTGCCGCTACCATGACTCCTGCCAGACGTTGGGTTAAACGTACAGTTTTAGTGGATTCACGCACCAGTGTTACTGATGTGGAGTTTGCTCCCAAATATTTAGGTTTACTATTGGCTACAGCATCAGCAGATGGTGTTATTCGTATTTATGAAGCGCCTGATATAATGAATTTAAGTAATTGGCCGGTTCAACATGAAATCACAAATAAAATGGCTTTAAGTTGTTTGTCTTGGAATACATCAACCTATAAGTTGTCGTCACAATTATTAGCG gCCGGCAGTGATGAAACTGCTACTATTACCGGCAAAGTGTTTATATTTGCCTATAGTGAAAATGCCAGAAAGTGTGTTAAGGTGGATACGATTAATGATATAACTGATCCTGTTACAGATTTGGCTTTTGCTCCAAATGCTGGTCGTAGTTTTCATATGTTGGCAGTGGCCAGTAAAGATTTATATATTGTTAATATACGAGGAGTATC TGATGGTTCCGGTAATTCCAAACTTGATATACAAACAGTTAAACATACCGATCATAATTGTCCCGTTTGGAGGGTTTGTTGGAATATGTTAGCAACCATGTTAATATCAACAGGTGATGATGGCTGTGTGCGCATTTGGAAAA TGAACTATAGCAGAAAATGGAAATGCGCAGCAGTTTTGAAAGCTGAAGGCAGTGGTCCTTCCTATGAGCCGGCTCTTAACTCTCCAACATTTACCACATCTGCCGCTGCTACtgctaaatattataaaaaaggcaTTATTAGCAATCCCAATCAAGTGCCATGGCATTAa